A single region of the Rhizobium sp. ARZ01 genome encodes:
- the motC gene encoding chemotaxis protein MotC codes for MQARRRLGSIGLALAASLGLAASALGQDQDNLAPYKMIRSLQYVQDTVVLGDHSAMEMQRFLLSTIDERLRTADPSIFADPRNVDAALVYAMSGGNPETLELLTKQDVAGHFDPRITDAVRNYLDGRGTTNARTLAEIFPEYKSLEIGPYLALVSANSVLRKDPKLALSYFDWARLIAPGTIVEEAALRRSIFVAEQNNMVDRGVAYSSRYSRRFLHSPYASQFADLFVKLAVENFEKIGEENIQEILSFMDTPRQREVYLRMARLSAISGKDRLAAMAADRAQALSGEGEKVPKTLADLYSGLASISSTDVTQAAERLIAIPDADLSAKDRALKEAARVVAEEVLRPPVMTEAPALSAPVVQTEQPGAVSDMPNSEISEAERMSPKAVTEEAAQEIPGSAPQSAENKTSEGDPAFDGYVATGRSKLDEIDKLLEGEGS; via the coding sequence ATGCAGGCAAGGCGGCGGCTCGGATCGATTGGTTTGGCGCTTGCTGCGAGTCTTGGGCTCGCAGCTTCCGCGCTTGGGCAGGACCAGGACAATCTCGCGCCTTACAAGATGATCCGCTCCCTGCAATACGTGCAGGACACAGTCGTGCTCGGCGACCATTCGGCGATGGAAATGCAGCGCTTCCTGCTGTCGACCATCGATGAGCGGTTGCGGACGGCCGATCCCTCGATCTTCGCGGACCCACGCAACGTGGATGCGGCGCTCGTCTATGCCATGAGTGGTGGAAATCCGGAGACGCTCGAGCTTTTGACCAAGCAGGACGTGGCCGGTCATTTCGATCCGCGCATCACCGATGCGGTGCGGAACTACCTTGACGGCCGCGGCACGACGAATGCCAGAACGCTTGCCGAGATTTTTCCGGAATACAAAAGCCTGGAGATCGGGCCATATCTGGCGCTCGTCTCCGCCAACTCCGTCCTGCGCAAGGACCCAAAGCTCGCCCTCAGCTATTTCGATTGGGCGCGCCTGATTGCTCCTGGCACGATCGTGGAGGAGGCCGCATTGCGTCGGTCGATTTTCGTCGCAGAGCAGAACAACATGGTCGACAGGGGCGTCGCCTATTCGAGCCGCTATTCACGGCGGTTCCTGCACTCGCCCTACGCGAGCCAGTTCGCCGACTTGTTCGTCAAGCTGGCCGTCGAGAATTTTGAGAAGATCGGCGAAGAGAATATTCAGGAGATCCTGTCCTTCATGGATACCCCGCGTCAGCGCGAGGTCTACCTGCGCATGGCTCGCCTGTCCGCCATTTCCGGCAAGGACCGGCTGGCGGCCATGGCCGCGGATCGGGCGCAGGCTCTGTCCGGAGAGGGCGAGAAGGTGCCGAAGACGCTCGCTGATCTCTATTCGGGACTTGCATCGATATCGTCTACGGATGTGACCCAGGCAGCAGAAAGGCTGATCGCCATTCCTGATGCCGATCTTTCTGCAAAGGATCGCGCGCTCAAGGAGGCGGCGCGCGTGGTGGCGGAAGAAGTTCTGCGTCCGCCGGTCATGACTGAGGCGCCTGCTTTGTCAGCGCCAGTCGTTCAGACGGAACAGCCGGGCGCGGTCTCCGACATGCCGAATAGCGAGATCAGCGAAGCCGAACGCATGAGCCCGAAAGCAGTGACTGAAGAGGCCGCCCAGGAAATACCCGGCAGTGCGCCGCAGTCGGCCGAAAACAAGACCAGCGAAGGCGATCCTGCGTTCGACGGCTACGTTGCAACGGGCCGGTCGAAACTCGACGAAATCGACAAGCTACTGGAGGGAGAGGGCAGTTGA
- a CDS encoding flagellar motor protein MotB, whose product MSEGDNNQGKNEVIIIKRHAGGEGEHHGSAWKIAYADFMTAMMAFFLVMWLVNAANEETKASVASYFNPIKLTDDKPADKSLKKPGKQAEGENTEEKSRSEGEKPSQSDGAEKGKDQSTTAGEETQYSQADFFENPYSVLSEIAQEVGQQANVSAKGDGGAADSGPATGASGGEAYRDPFDPDFWTQQVEISQATSAGSENVSKPGPTKEADTAAKKPEDGAEKDSAEAAATDEAQKLQKEIAENISSLGKLADGLTVTPAEGGLLVSLTDQLNSAMFNVGSALPKKELVIAMEKIGKILAERKGAITIRGHTDARPFKGNGDNWQLSAARAQSAYYMLVRGGLDEKRVSQVSGFADRRPKVPEDPLADGNRRIEILIQATEG is encoded by the coding sequence ATGAGCGAAGGCGACAACAACCAAGGCAAGAACGAAGTCATCATCATCAAGCGTCACGCTGGCGGTGAAGGTGAGCATCACGGTTCCGCGTGGAAGATCGCCTATGCCGACTTCATGACGGCAATGATGGCGTTCTTCCTCGTCATGTGGCTGGTCAATGCCGCAAACGAGGAAACGAAGGCTTCCGTGGCTTCCTACTTCAACCCGATCAAGCTCACGGATGACAAGCCGGCCGACAAGTCCCTGAAGAAGCCCGGAAAGCAGGCTGAGGGCGAGAACACCGAGGAAAAATCGAGGAGCGAGGGCGAGAAGCCGTCACAGTCGGACGGCGCCGAGAAAGGCAAGGATCAGAGCACGACCGCTGGCGAGGAAACCCAGTACTCGCAGGCCGATTTCTTCGAAAACCCCTACTCCGTTCTCTCGGAGATCGCCCAGGAAGTAGGCCAGCAGGCCAATGTCAGCGCCAAGGGCGATGGCGGGGCAGCAGATTCGGGTCCCGCAACCGGAGCCAGCGGCGGCGAAGCCTATCGCGATCCGTTCGACCCTGATTTTTGGACGCAGCAGGTCGAGATCAGCCAGGCGACCAGTGCCGGCAGCGAGAACGTATCCAAGCCAGGCCCCACGAAGGAAGCCGATACGGCCGCCAAGAAGCCCGAAGACGGGGCGGAGAAGGACAGTGCAGAGGCTGCAGCTACGGACGAAGCGCAGAAGCTGCAGAAGGAAATCGCCGAGAACATCAGTTCGCTCGGAAAACTGGCCGATGGGTTGACGGTTACGCCGGCCGAGGGCGGTCTGCTCGTCAGTCTGACGGATCAGCTGAATTCGGCAATGTTCAATGTCGGCTCGGCTTTGCCGAAGAAGGAACTCGTGATCGCAATGGAGAAGATCGGCAAGATTCTTGCCGAGCGGAAGGGGGCGATCACCATCCGTGGTCATACCGATGCACGACCCTTCAAGGGCAACGGCGACAACTGGCAGCTCTCTGCGGCACGTGCGCAAAGCGCCTATTACATGCTGGTGCGCGGCGGGCTGGACGAGAAGCGTGTCAGCCAGGTCAGTGGTTTTGCCGATCGGCGGCCGAAGGTACCTGAGGATCCGTTGGCCGACGGCAACCGCCGCATCGAAATCCTGATTCAGGCGACCGAGGGCTAG
- a CDS encoding flagellin, with product MASILTNSAAMAALQTLRSIDRDLETTQARVSSGLRVETAADNAAYWSIATTMRSDNRALSTVQDALGLGAAKVDTAYAALESAIETVQEINKKIVAAYGVGVDRAKIQEEIAQLQQQLKSISESASFSGENWLQEKISNGPAVPPAVPTPLTVNKQVVASFVRNSSGTVAVTTVDYPLNGSTVLFDLSGGNLGILDKVAMEGAAPGNSLGFSVSTLSVTNLTAAKTGLDTAYPATAPHTDEDALKAMSRFVDKQLQALTSAAASLGSIQSRIDMQEDFVATLIDTIDQGIGRLVDADMNEESTRLKALQTQQQLGIQSLSIANTNSENILQLFRQ from the coding sequence ATGGCCAGCATCCTGACCAATTCGGCCGCCATGGCGGCTCTCCAGACCCTGCGTTCGATCGACAGGGATCTCGAAACCACGCAAGCGCGCGTCTCCTCCGGTCTGCGCGTCGAAACTGCCGCCGACAACGCGGCCTACTGGTCGATCGCGACCACCATGCGGTCCGACAACCGGGCGCTCTCCACCGTCCAGGACGCGCTCGGCCTCGGTGCTGCCAAGGTCGACACCGCCTATGCCGCGCTGGAAAGCGCCATCGAGACGGTGCAGGAGATCAACAAGAAGATCGTCGCCGCCTATGGCGTCGGCGTCGACCGCGCCAAGATCCAGGAAGAAATCGCCCAGCTTCAGCAGCAGCTCAAGAGCATTTCCGAATCGGCTTCCTTCTCCGGTGAGAACTGGCTGCAGGAGAAGATCAGCAACGGTCCTGCCGTGCCGCCGGCGGTGCCGACGCCCCTGACTGTGAACAAACAGGTGGTGGCTTCGTTCGTCCGCAACTCGTCCGGCACGGTGGCGGTGACGACGGTCGACTACCCCCTGAACGGTAGCACCGTCCTCTTCGACCTTAGCGGCGGCAACCTCGGTATCCTGGACAAAGTAGCCATGGAAGGCGCCGCGCCAGGAAACTCGCTTGGCTTCTCTGTCTCGACGCTGAGCGTCACGAACCTGACCGCCGCCAAGACTGGGCTCGACACCGCCTATCCTGCCACGGCTCCACACACCGACGAGGACGCGCTCAAGGCCATGAGCCGGTTTGTCGACAAGCAGTTGCAGGCTTTGACGAGCGCCGCCGCGAGCCTCGGGTCGATCCAAAGCCGCATCGATATGCAGGAGGACTTCGTCGCCACCTTGATCGATACGATCGACCAGGGTATCGGCCGTCTTGTCGACGCCGACATGAACGAGGAGTCGACCCGCCTCAAGGCGCTGCAGACACAGCAGCAGCTCGGCATCCAGTCGCTGTCGATCGCCAACACCAATTCGGAAAACATCCTGCAGTTGTTCCGTCAGTAG
- a CDS encoding flagellin produces the protein MTSILTNNAAMAALQTLRALNDSMEETQARVSSGLRVGGAADNAAYWSIATTMRSDNMAISAVKDAIGLGAAKVDTAYAAMESAIEVVKEIKAKVVAATEEGVDKAKIQEEIKQLQLQLVSIAESASFSGENWVAGGVNTVAAPIKATVVSGFIRNSNGTVAVKTTEYTLDASTVGSMTLLFGGAAGTGAIDLTKGILGSVAETFNAKIDWDNDGTLSAAPTAILGKSIQTLDLNLITTSAGMAEALALVEYGLQSMTSAAAALGSISMRIDLQEDFVSKLSDSIDKGIGRLVDADMNEESTRLKALQTQQQLGIQSLSIANTNSENILQLFRQ, from the coding sequence ATGACCAGCATTTTGACCAACAACGCCGCAATGGCCGCTCTCCAGACGCTTCGTGCGCTCAACGACAGCATGGAAGAAACCCAGGCACGCGTTTCCTCCGGCCTGCGCGTCGGCGGCGCTGCCGATAACGCGGCCTACTGGTCTATCGCAACGACGATGCGCTCCGACAACATGGCGATTTCGGCGGTCAAGGATGCGATCGGTCTTGGTGCGGCCAAGGTCGACACGGCTTATGCCGCCATGGAAAGCGCCATCGAAGTGGTGAAGGAGATCAAGGCAAAAGTCGTTGCCGCCACCGAAGAAGGCGTCGACAAGGCCAAGATCCAGGAAGAAATCAAGCAACTGCAATTGCAGCTCGTCTCGATCGCCGAATCCGCCTCGTTCAGCGGCGAGAACTGGGTCGCCGGCGGCGTTAACACCGTAGCCGCGCCGATTAAGGCGACCGTCGTGTCGGGCTTCATCCGCAATTCGAATGGTACTGTTGCCGTCAAGACCACGGAGTACACGCTGGATGCCAGCACCGTCGGATCGATGACCCTGCTCTTCGGCGGCGCGGCTGGTACCGGTGCAATCGACCTTACCAAGGGCATTCTCGGCTCGGTCGCGGAGACGTTCAACGCCAAGATCGACTGGGACAATGACGGTACGTTGAGTGCCGCGCCAACCGCAATTCTGGGCAAGTCGATCCAAACGCTCGATCTCAACCTCATCACCACCAGCGCTGGTATGGCCGAGGCTCTCGCCCTCGTCGAATATGGTCTTCAGTCCATGACCAGTGCCGCAGCCGCTCTCGGCTCCATCTCGATGCGCATCGACCTGCAGGAAGACTTTGTTTCCAAGTTGAGCGACTCGATCGACAAGGGCATCGGCCGCCTGGTCGATGCCGACATGAACGAGGAATCGACGCGCCTGAAGGCGCTGCAGACCCAGCAGCAGCTCGGCATCCAGTCGCTGTCGATCGCCAACACCAATTCGGAGAACATTCTCCAGCTCTTCCGTCAGTAA
- a CDS encoding flagellin, with protein sequence MTSILTNIAAMSALQTLRSINSSMEETQGRVSSGLRVGEASHNAAYWSIATTMRSDNMALSAVEDALGLGASKVDTAYAGMESAIEVVKEIKKKVVAATEQGVDKKKVQEEIDQLQEQLVSIAQGATFYGENWLVGVTSTGSAGANPDKTVVSGFIRNSNGTVAVKTTAYAFLDTATATASANVLFDTVDPATGAPGTKGILGTVSAGVSAQSVFTLDINYAAATAVAQMADALDTVENALKAMTSAAAELGSISMRIDLQTEFAAKLSDSIESGIGRLVDADMNEESTRLKALQTQQQLGIQALSIANSSSENILSLFR encoded by the coding sequence ATGACGAGCATTCTCACCAACATCGCAGCCATGTCCGCACTCCAGACGCTGCGTTCTATCAATTCTTCGATGGAAGAAACCCAGGGCCGCGTGTCCTCCGGCCTGCGCGTCGGCGAAGCGTCGCACAACGCTGCCTACTGGTCGATTGCCACCACCATGCGTTCGGACAACATGGCGCTCTCCGCCGTCGAGGACGCCCTCGGTCTTGGCGCTTCCAAGGTCGATACCGCCTATGCCGGCATGGAATCTGCCATCGAAGTCGTCAAGGAAATCAAGAAGAAGGTTGTCGCTGCAACCGAGCAGGGCGTCGACAAGAAGAAAGTCCAGGAAGAAATCGATCAGCTGCAGGAGCAGCTCGTTTCCATCGCTCAGGGTGCGACGTTCTACGGGGAAAACTGGCTTGTCGGCGTTACCAGTACTGGCTCGGCGGGTGCAAACCCGGACAAGACAGTCGTTTCCGGCTTCATCCGCAATTCGAACGGTACCGTTGCTGTAAAGACGACCGCGTACGCGTTTTTGGACACGGCAACTGCGACGGCATCCGCCAACGTGCTGTTCGACACTGTCGATCCAGCAACCGGCGCCCCCGGCACCAAGGGCATCCTGGGCACTGTTAGTGCCGGCGTCTCCGCCCAGTCGGTGTTCACGCTGGACATCAACTACGCCGCAGCCACTGCGGTTGCCCAAATGGCCGACGCACTCGACACTGTCGAGAACGCTCTGAAGGCCATGACGAGCGCCGCCGCCGAACTTGGCTCGATCTCGATGCGCATCGACCTGCAGACGGAGTTTGCTGCCAAGCTGTCGGACTCGATCGAATCGGGTATCGGCCGCCTCGTCGACGCCGACATGAACGAAGAGTCCACCCGCCTGAAGGCCCTGCAGACGCAGCAGCAGCTCGGCATCCAGGCGCTGTCGATCGCCAACTCCTCTTCGGAAAACATCCTGTCGCTCTTCCGTTAA
- a CDS encoding flagellin, translated as MSSIMTNVSAMSALQTLRSINNDMGTTQDRISTGFRVGSAKDNAAYWSIATTMRSDNQAISAVQDALGMGAAKIDVAYAGMESAIEVVKEIKAKYVAATEQGVDKTKIQEEITQLTAQLTSIAEGASFNGENWLMNAGGLQSVVSGFVREAGGTVKVTTTDITLGATNTLFDDTGANGLLGAVKGIAAMTSATTTATVQASIGIVETALKGMTSAAAEFGSLSKRIDMQEDFASKLSDALERGVGRLVDADMNEESTRLKALQTQQQLGIQALSIANSNSQNILSLFR; from the coding sequence ATGTCTAGCATCATGACCAACGTTTCCGCGATGTCGGCCCTCCAGACGCTGCGTTCGATCAACAACGACATGGGCACCACGCAGGACCGCATCTCGACCGGCTTCCGCGTCGGCAGCGCCAAGGACAACGCTGCCTACTGGTCGATCGCCACGACCATGCGTTCGGACAACCAGGCCATCTCGGCCGTGCAGGACGCCCTCGGCATGGGCGCTGCCAAGATTGACGTTGCCTACGCCGGCATGGAAAGCGCCATCGAAGTCGTCAAGGAAATCAAGGCGAAGTACGTTGCCGCGACCGAACAGGGCGTCGACAAGACCAAGATCCAGGAAGAAATCACCCAGCTGACGGCGCAGCTCACCTCGATCGCCGAGGGCGCTTCGTTCAACGGCGAAAACTGGCTCATGAACGCCGGCGGTCTTCAGAGCGTTGTGTCCGGCTTCGTCCGTGAGGCCGGTGGCACTGTGAAGGTGACCACGACCGACATTACCCTCGGTGCCACGAACACGCTGTTCGACGATACTGGCGCCAACGGCCTGCTTGGAGCCGTCAAAGGCATCGCTGCGATGACCTCAGCTACGACCACCGCCACCGTGCAAGCCTCGATTGGCATTGTCGAAACTGCGCTGAAGGGCATGACGAGCGCTGCGGCCGAGTTCGGTTCGCTTTCCAAGCGCATCGACATGCAGGAAGATTTCGCTTCCAAGCTCAGCGATGCCCTGGAGCGCGGCGTTGGCCGTCTCGTCGACGCCGACATGAACGAAGAGTCCACCCGCCTCAAGGCACTGCAGACGCAGCAGCAGCTCGGCATTCAGGCTCTGTCGATCGCGAACTCCAACTCGCAGAACATCCTGTCGCTCTTCCGTTAA